In one Nostoc sp. KVJ3 genomic region, the following are encoded:
- a CDS encoding TatA/E family twin arginine-targeting protein translocase, which produces MNIFGIGLPEMGVIMVVALLIFGPKKLPEIGRSVGKTIRSFQEASKEFQTEFQKEAEQLEEAVKTTAELEPKQIYPAKSEQDTTSSSQPS; this is translated from the coding sequence ATGAATATATTTGGTATCGGTCTGCCGGAAATGGGTGTAATTATGGTAGTAGCATTGTTGATCTTTGGCCCAAAGAAGCTACCAGAAATTGGTCGGAGTGTGGGTAAAACAATTCGTAGTTTTCAAGAAGCTTCTAAGGAGTTTCAAACCGAGTTTCAAAAAGAAGCAGAACAGTTAGAAGAAGCTGTAAAAACTACTGCTGAATTGGAACCTAAGCAAATCTACCCTGCTAAATCTGAGCAGGATACCACTAGTTCTTCTCAACCTAGTTAG
- the pth gene encoding aminoacyl-tRNA hydrolase: protein MTEASTQPALVIPQLIVGLGNPESKYDQTRHNIGFAAVETLCRSWRISLGENRKFQGEYGEGIAPDGGKIRLLKPLTYMNRSGQSIQAVTSWYKLPPESVLIIYDDMDLPLGKTRLRLSGSAGGHNGMKSAIAHLSTQNFPRLRIGIGKPKGAANNDDSDTVSHVLGRFSAAENQQMSFVLQFVVECIELSLKQGVEKAMNVCNSRTINNSES from the coding sequence ATGACAGAAGCTTCTACGCAACCAGCTTTGGTGATTCCCCAGCTAATTGTCGGGTTGGGGAATCCAGAAAGCAAGTACGACCAAACTCGCCATAATATTGGCTTTGCTGCTGTGGAAACTCTTTGCCGTTCTTGGCGCATTTCCTTGGGAGAAAACCGCAAGTTTCAGGGTGAGTATGGCGAGGGTATAGCCCCAGATGGAGGTAAGATTCGCTTACTAAAGCCGTTAACTTATATGAATCGCTCAGGACAGTCAATCCAGGCGGTGACAAGTTGGTATAAATTGCCGCCTGAGTCAGTGCTGATAATTTACGACGATATGGATTTGCCCTTGGGAAAAACTCGTCTGCGGTTATCTGGTTCGGCTGGGGGACATAACGGCATGAAAAGTGCGATCGCACATCTTAGTACCCAAAACTTTCCCCGTTTGCGAATCGGTATTGGGAAACCCAAAGGTGCAGCTAATAACGATGATTCTGATACTGTCTCCCACGTGCTGGGGCGATTTTCCGCCGCCGAAAATCAGCAGATGTCTTTTGTACTTCAGTTCGTGGTTGAGTGTATTGAACTAAGCCTCAAGCAGGGCGTAGAAAAGGCGATGAATGTTTGTAATAGCCGCACCATTAATAATTCTGAGTCTTAG
- a CDS encoding SPFH domain-containing protein: MEPIIAIVLALIGYALGSAKLINQGNEALVERLGRYHRKLKPGLNFIVPLVDQIVMEDTTREQILDIKPQEVITQDNISVEVDGVVYWRIKDIEKSFYAIEDLQGALTQVATTTLREVIAQNTLEQTNVSRLEMHSALLFELNNITADWGVEILRLDLQRITLPESVRKSREEEQAAVIKKRALITEAEGEKEASIKKAEGTMASVQIISQALRSNPDSRDILRYLVAQDYVDASQKLGESANAKIVFVDPANSTEMFQELIAESIITEGHGKKSENGNT, translated from the coding sequence ATGGAGCCAATTATTGCTATAGTTTTAGCCCTTATAGGTTATGCATTAGGTTCTGCAAAACTGATTAATCAAGGTAATGAAGCCCTAGTGGAACGCTTAGGGCGGTATCATCGAAAACTTAAGCCAGGGCTGAACTTTATTGTTCCCTTGGTAGATCAGATTGTGATGGAAGATACTACACGAGAGCAAATTTTAGACATTAAACCTCAAGAGGTGATCACCCAAGATAATATTTCTGTGGAAGTGGACGGTGTTGTGTACTGGCGCATCAAAGATATTGAGAAAAGCTTTTATGCTATTGAGGATCTGCAAGGGGCGCTGACACAGGTGGCTACAACAACACTCCGGGAAGTCATTGCCCAGAACACCTTGGAGCAGACCAATGTCTCTAGACTAGAGATGCACTCAGCCCTCTTATTCGAGTTAAATAATATAACGGCAGATTGGGGAGTTGAGATTCTCCGGTTAGACCTTCAGAGAATTACCCTACCTGAGAGTGTACGAAAGTCTAGGGAAGAGGAGCAAGCGGCTGTAATCAAAAAACGGGCGCTGATTACCGAAGCAGAAGGGGAAAAGGAAGCTTCTATTAAGAAAGCAGAAGGAACTATGGCTTCAGTGCAAATCATTTCTCAAGCTCTCCGTTCCAATCCCGATAGTAGAGATATTTTACGGTATCTTGTGGCTCAAGATTATGTAGATGCTAGCCAAAAACTTGGTGAGAGTGCTAATGCCAAAATTGTCTTTGTAGACCCCGCTAACTCAACTGAAATGTTTCAGGAATTGATAGCCGAGTCGATAATTACAGAGGGTCACGGCAAAAAATCCGAAAACGGCAATACTTAA
- the folP gene encoding dihydropteroate synthase → MPSNLIIRGRCFEWGQRTYLMGILNVTPDSFSDGGEFNTTSAALVQAQALVAAGADIIDVGGQSTRPGAKQITLAEELERVLSVLQVLRPEISVPISVDTTRAAVARASVEVGADIINDISGGTFDSEMLPTVAELSVPIILMHIRGTPQTMQQQTDYQDLLREISNFLARQIDVATAAGIDRDKIIIDPGVGFAKNHEQNLEIFRGLRSLTTLNCPILVGASRKSFIGRILNQPDPKARVWGTAAACCAAIFNGADILRVHDVQEMRDVSLVADAILRQATQSDS, encoded by the coding sequence ATGCCAAGCAATTTGATAATTCGAGGACGCTGTTTCGAGTGGGGACAGCGAACTTATTTGATGGGAATTTTGAATGTAACGCCTGATAGTTTTAGTGATGGGGGTGAGTTTAATACTACCTCTGCCGCTTTAGTACAGGCGCAAGCACTGGTAGCGGCTGGTGCTGACATTATCGATGTGGGCGGTCAATCAACGCGCCCAGGGGCAAAGCAAATAACTCTGGCTGAGGAACTTGAGCGGGTGTTATCGGTGTTACAGGTGCTAAGACCAGAAATTTCAGTGCCGATTTCTGTAGATACAACCCGTGCGGCTGTAGCCAGAGCATCTGTAGAAGTTGGAGCGGATATTATTAATGATATTTCTGGCGGCACTTTTGACTCAGAAATGTTGCCGACAGTGGCAGAGTTAAGTGTGCCGATTATTTTAATGCACATCCGGGGGACACCACAGACGATGCAACAACAAACTGATTATCAAGATTTGCTCAGAGAGATTTCTAATTTTTTGGCTCGACAAATTGACGTAGCAACTGCTGCGGGCATTGACCGGGATAAAATTATTATCGATCCTGGTGTTGGTTTTGCTAAAAACCATGAGCAAAATTTAGAAATTTTTCGCGGCTTGCGATCACTAACAACACTCAACTGCCCTATCTTGGTAGGAGCATCTCGTAAAAGTTTCATTGGCCGCATTTTAAATCAACCAGATCCCAAAGCACGAGTTTGGGGAACGGCAGCAGCTTGTTGTGCTGCTATTTTTAATGGTGCTGATATCCTCCGAGTTCACGATGTTCAAGAAATGCGCGATGTGTCATTAGTAGCCGATGCAATATTAAGACAAGCAACGCAGTCTGATTCTTAA
- the tpiA gene encoding triose-phosphate isomerase codes for MRKIVIVGNWKMFKTQAETQEFLQGFLPHLEETPEGREVILCPPFTDLSVLSKTLHGSLIQLGAQNVHWEEYGAYTGEISAPMLTESGVRFVIVGHSERRQYFGETDATVNLRLRTAQRFGLTPILCVGETKQQRDAGETESLIALQLDKGLVDIDQNNLVIAYEPIWAIGTGDTCEVTEANRIIGLIRSQLSNQNVSIQYGGSVKPNNIDEIMAQPEIDGVLVGGASLEPESFARIVNFQSV; via the coding sequence GTGCGGAAAATCGTTATTGTCGGCAACTGGAAAATGTTCAAAACTCAGGCAGAGACCCAGGAGTTTTTACAAGGATTTCTGCCCCACTTAGAGGAAACCCCCGAAGGGCGAGAAGTGATATTGTGCCCTCCGTTCACTGATTTAAGTGTTTTGTCCAAAACTTTGCACGGTAGCCTCATCCAACTGGGGGCACAAAATGTCCATTGGGAAGAATATGGAGCCTATACAGGTGAGATTTCTGCCCCAATGTTGACAGAAAGTGGTGTGCGCTTTGTGATTGTCGGTCATAGCGAACGACGGCAATACTTTGGTGAAACGGACGCAACCGTTAATCTACGCCTCCGAACTGCTCAAAGGTTTGGTTTGACTCCAATTCTCTGTGTTGGCGAAACTAAACAACAACGAGATGCGGGAGAAACTGAATCACTGATTGCTCTCCAACTCGACAAAGGTTTGGTAGATATAGATCAGAATAATTTGGTGATTGCCTACGAACCGATTTGGGCGATTGGTACTGGTGACACTTGTGAAGTCACCGAAGCGAATCGCATAATTGGCTTAATTCGGAGCCAATTAAGTAATCAGAATGTATCAATTCAATACGGTGGTTCAGTGAAGCCAAATAATATTGATGAAATCATGGCTCAACCAGAAATCGATGGCGTTTTAGTGGGAGGAGCAAGTTTAGAACCTGAGAGTTTCGCTCGGATTGTGAATTTTCAGTCAGTGTAA
- a CDS encoding DNA adenine methylase, whose translation MKFKRIYRSPLRYPGGKQKDIPYLSKFFRPCKEFRDPFLGGANILLYALENSLADKYWGNDLNTSVFDFWEQVKIDANELADLVLSLREEYRGEQANCKTWQIFRKKFILKLNKLPTDNQLHKAAKFFILNRSTSGGSTECGGMTQAAYCERFTLSSIETLKNLTTVLKDVYLTNLDYEKVIREPGEDIFIFLDPPYLSAKSSGLYGKNGDLHRTFDHVRLSKVLKDCSHKCSWLMTIDNCPEIKELYDWADDQLPWEKAYGMTNVSGQKSRRGAELLIANFPIKTFNSKQHY comes from the coding sequence ATGAAGTTTAAACGTATTTATAGATCGCCTCTTCGTTACCCTGGAGGAAAACAGAAGGATATTCCCTATTTATCTAAGTTTTTCCGCCCTTGTAAAGAATTTAGAGATCCTTTTCTAGGGGGCGCTAATATACTACTTTACGCTTTAGAAAATTCTCTAGCTGATAAATACTGGGGAAATGATTTAAATACATCGGTATTTGATTTTTGGGAGCAAGTTAAAATTGATGCAAATGAACTTGCTGATTTAGTTTTATCACTTAGAGAAGAATATAGAGGGGAACAAGCAAACTGTAAAACATGGCAAATATTTCGTAAAAAATTTATATTGAAGCTGAACAAATTACCTACTGATAATCAACTACACAAAGCAGCTAAATTTTTTATTTTAAATCGTAGTACATCTGGTGGTTCTACAGAATGCGGAGGAATGACTCAAGCTGCTTACTGTGAACGTTTTACATTATCTAGTATTGAAACTCTAAAAAATTTAACAACCGTTCTCAAAGATGTCTATCTTACTAATTTAGATTATGAGAAAGTTATTAGAGAGCCTGGAGAAGATATATTTATTTTTTTAGATCCACCTTATTTGTCTGCAAAATCTTCAGGTTTGTATGGAAAGAATGGAGATTTACATAGAACTTTCGATCATGTGCGTTTATCAAAAGTATTAAAAGATTGCAGCCATAAATGTAGTTGGTTAATGACAATTGATAATTGTCCAGAAATTAAAGAATTATATGATTGGGCTGACGATCAACTACCGTGGGAAAAAGCTTATGGTATGACTAATGTTAGTGGGCAAAAATCTAGAAGAGGTGCGGAATTACTTATCGCTAATTTTCCGATTAAAACTTTCAACTCTAAACAACACTATTAA
- a CDS encoding GTP-binding protein: MTSTLPVPEPHQSDSANTDANSLRWEEELDSAIFSFEEIQTELNYKQAQTALRNLVANLDLTPQEKTGLETEIADLETMLGKLDRMVVQIAAFGMVGRGKSSLLNSLVGQTVFETGPLHGVTRTAQTVNWSISEEAIGETEMALRVTLPGVGQSQVELIDTPGLDEVDGATRAALAEQIAKLADLILFVISGDMTKLEYAALSQLREAGKPIILVFNKVDQYPEADRMAIYHKIRDERVRELLTPLEIVMAAASPLVKTAIRRPDGTRGIQLRTGNAQVEELKLKILEILHREGKALVALNTMLYADVVNEQLVERKLMIREQNANELIWKAVMTKALAIALNPITVVDILSSVVIDIALILGLSKLYGFSMTEAGAVQLLQKIALSMGGIGASELLANLGLSGLKTLLGISATATGGIALGPYISVAITQGGVAGVSSYGIGQVTKAYLANGATWGPDGPKAVINRILANLDETSILNRIKDELLYKVKLRK; this comes from the coding sequence ATGACTTCGACATTACCTGTGCCTGAACCTCATCAAAGCGATTCTGCTAACACTGACGCAAATTCTCTCCGTTGGGAGGAAGAACTGGATAGTGCTATTTTCAGTTTTGAGGAGATTCAGACAGAACTGAACTACAAACAAGCACAAACGGCGCTGCGAAACTTAGTAGCCAATCTCGACCTCACCCCCCAAGAAAAAACCGGATTGGAAACGGAAATTGCTGATTTGGAAACCATGCTGGGGAAGTTAGACCGCATGGTGGTGCAGATTGCAGCTTTTGGTATGGTAGGACGGGGTAAGTCTTCGCTACTCAATTCTTTGGTTGGGCAAACAGTATTTGAAACAGGGCCCCTGCACGGTGTTACCCGGACTGCACAAACAGTTAATTGGAGCATCAGTGAGGAAGCCATTGGAGAAACTGAAATGGCTCTGCGGGTTACTCTCCCTGGCGTAGGTCAATCGCAGGTGGAATTAATTGACACACCTGGGTTAGACGAAGTTGATGGTGCAACCCGTGCCGCCTTAGCTGAACAGATTGCAAAACTTGCGGATTTAATTTTATTTGTGATTTCTGGCGATATGACAAAGCTAGAATACGCCGCCCTTTCTCAGTTGCGGGAAGCAGGTAAACCGATAATTCTGGTATTTAACAAAGTAGACCAGTATCCAGAAGCAGACCGGATGGCGATTTATCACAAAATCCGGGATGAAAGGGTGCGGGAATTACTCACACCTTTAGAAATTGTTATGGCTGCGGCATCGCCATTGGTGAAAACGGCGATTCGTCGCCCTGATGGTACTAGGGGTATACAGTTGCGTACAGGAAATGCCCAAGTAGAGGAACTCAAGCTGAAAATCTTGGAGATTTTACATCGTGAGGGTAAAGCCTTGGTTGCCCTTAATACCATGCTTTATGCCGATGTTGTGAATGAGCAGTTGGTTGAGCGAAAACTGATGATTCGGGAACAGAATGCTAATGAGTTGATTTGGAAGGCTGTGATGACTAAGGCATTAGCGATCGCACTTAATCCCATAACTGTGGTAGATATTTTGAGTAGTGTGGTAATTGATATTGCTCTCATTTTGGGTTTATCTAAGCTCTATGGCTTCTCCATGACCGAAGCCGGCGCTGTACAACTGCTACAAAAAATCGCCCTGAGTATGGGCGGAATCGGTGCTAGTGAACTACTGGCAAATTTGGGCTTGAGTGGATTGAAAACTTTACTTGGGATCTCTGCAACAGCTACGGGTGGTATTGCCCTTGGCCCTTATATATCAGTGGCAATAACACAAGGGGGAGTAGCTGGTGTTTCTTCTTACGGTATTGGGCAAGTTACCAAAGCTTATTTAGCCAATGGCGCGACTTGGGGGCCTGATGGGCCAAAAGCAGTGATTAATCGGATTTTGGCAAACCTGGATGAAACCTCAATTCTCAACCGGATTAAAGATGAATTGCTTTACAAAGTAAAACTCAGAAAGTAA
- a CDS encoding mechanosensitive ion channel: MNTTWQGITQVIEAGLPMRVQQFLAQSPSLQPIQPAVNQGIADVQGIVQQIILFTPRLLGAVAILLVGWLIAAIAAAVTQGILKRTNIDNRIAAGITGRQDVPQVEKLISSLVFWSIILLTAVAVLQTLNLEVASQPLNSFLNQLIGFLPKLVGVGILLATAWFLATIVKIITVRSLQAFNLDERLNPEPEDSTPSLNQLSLSDTIGNALYWFIFLLFLAPVLDTLGLRQALQPVQALITEVLLILPNILAAALIAVVGWFIANVVRRIVTNLLATTGIDHLGSRLGLSAAAGVQPLSNIIGTIVYVLILIPVAIAALNALRIDAISVPAIAMLQQVLNALPAIFTAVAILIVAYFLGRFVADLVTSILTNLGFNNIFTVLGLTTPTRRIEISTEPTPPHTPSRTPSEIVGIVALVGIMLFATVAAVNILNIPALTALVSGIVIIFGRILAGLVIFAIGLFLANLAFNIITSSGERQAEILGQVARIAIIALVSAMALQQIGVASDIVNLAFGLLLGAIAVAIALAFGLGGRDIAREQVQEWLNSFKGRN, from the coding sequence ATGAACACAACTTGGCAAGGAATAACCCAGGTGATAGAAGCTGGTTTACCCATGAGGGTGCAGCAATTTTTGGCACAATCGCCCAGTCTGCAACCGATACAACCAGCAGTGAATCAAGGAATTGCTGATGTACAGGGTATTGTTCAACAGATAATTCTGTTTACGCCCCGTCTACTGGGGGCAGTAGCAATTTTGTTAGTAGGTTGGCTAATAGCGGCGATCGCAGCAGCAGTAACCCAAGGAATCCTCAAGCGCACAAACATCGATAACCGCATTGCCGCAGGGATAACAGGTCGTCAAGATGTTCCCCAGGTGGAGAAATTAATCTCCAGTTTAGTCTTTTGGAGCATTATTTTACTGACCGCGGTAGCTGTTTTACAGACATTAAATTTGGAGGTGGCCTCGCAACCCCTCAATAGTTTTCTCAATCAACTCATTGGCTTTTTGCCAAAATTAGTTGGTGTGGGAATCTTGTTAGCAACCGCCTGGTTTTTGGCGACCATTGTGAAAATTATCACTGTGCGGTCATTACAGGCATTTAATCTGGATGAGCGTTTAAATCCAGAACCAGAAGACAGCACACCCAGTTTGAATCAACTGTCTCTAAGTGACACCATTGGCAACGCTCTGTATTGGTTTATCTTTTTACTGTTTCTCGCCCCAGTTTTAGATACTCTTGGACTCAGACAGGCTCTACAACCAGTACAAGCTCTCATTACAGAAGTTCTGCTAATTCTACCAAACATTTTAGCGGCGGCGCTAATTGCTGTAGTTGGTTGGTTTATAGCTAATGTAGTACGGCGGATTGTGACGAACTTGTTGGCGACAACTGGGATCGACCATTTAGGTAGTCGCTTAGGATTATCTGCGGCTGCGGGGGTGCAACCTCTATCGAATATTATTGGTACAATCGTCTATGTTTTGATTTTGATTCCTGTAGCGATCGCAGCGCTTAATGCTTTGCGAATTGATGCGATATCTGTCCCGGCGATCGCCATGCTGCAACAGGTTCTCAACGCCCTCCCTGCCATCTTTACAGCCGTGGCAATTTTAATTGTTGCCTATTTCTTGGGGCGGTTTGTCGCAGATTTGGTGACAAGTATTCTCACCAATTTAGGCTTTAATAACATTTTCACCGTCTTGGGTTTGACAACACCCACTAGACGCATCGAAATTTCAACTGAACCAACACCTCCTCATACCCCAAGCCGCACTCCATCGGAAATTGTCGGTATTGTTGCCTTAGTGGGTATCATGTTGTTTGCAACGGTGGCGGCGGTGAATATCTTGAATATTCCAGCCCTGACAGCATTAGTTTCTGGTATTGTCATCATATTCGGGCGGATTTTGGCGGGATTGGTGATATTTGCCATTGGCTTATTCTTGGCAAATTTGGCTTTTAATATCATTACCAGTTCCGGCGAACGTCAGGCTGAGATTTTGGGACAAGTAGCGCGGATTGCCATTATTGCTTTAGTCTCTGCAATGGCACTGCAACAGATTGGAGTTGCTAGTGATATTGTGAATTTAGCCTTTGGACTTTTACTCGGTGCGATCGCAGTTGCTATTGCCCTAGCCTTTGGTCTTGGAGGCCGCGATATTGCCCGCGAGCAAGTTCAAGAATGGCTCAACTCTTTCAAAGGTAGAAACTAA
- a CDS encoding SRPBCC family protein encodes MPQVLEQSIQINATATVVERCISDLALMHRWLNPVLRCEPVGAAWSTDVGSQSRFIIQIPLLKPTLNSVVVERQPGLVVWEFQGFFQGRDRWECQPTEKGTLLLNRFEYDIPNPLVSWGFNTFAASWTKADMQAQLRRLKRVAENS; translated from the coding sequence ATGCCCCAAGTTTTAGAACAATCGATTCAAATTAATGCTACAGCTACGGTGGTGGAGCGCTGTATTAGCGATTTAGCTCTCATGCACCGTTGGCTCAACCCCGTCCTCCGTTGCGAACCTGTGGGTGCAGCTTGGAGTACTGATGTCGGCAGTCAAAGTCGTTTTATCATTCAAATTCCTCTGCTGAAACCCACTTTGAATAGTGTAGTTGTGGAACGACAACCGGGTTTGGTAGTCTGGGAATTCCAGGGATTTTTTCAAGGGCGCGATCGCTGGGAATGTCAACCCACAGAAAAGGGAACGCTTCTCCTCAACCGCTTTGAGTACGATATCCCTAACCCCTTAGTGAGTTGGGGTTTCAATACCTTTGCCGCATCTTGGACAAAAGCAGATATGCAAGCCCAACTCCGCCGCCTCAAACGAGTCGCAGAAAATTCGTAA
- a CDS encoding SirB1 family protein translates to MNFSSARQYFYQEIQQSDEGIDLAKAALYIAQEEYPKLDPEEYLNTLETMAWELQERLPESRYPLRIVQSINQYLYDDLGFSGNKVDYYDPRNSFFNDVIDRRLGIPITLALVYIEVARRIDFPMVGVGMPGHFLIRPDIPDIEIFVDAFNGGEIIFAQDCEERLSRLYQQPVTLQPEFLAVVSNRQFLARMLTNLKFIYIEQQDLEKTLAAVERILLLFPGLSLELRDRGLIYYQLGYYPQAVDDLQNYLTKVPDAQDVSMIRRLLTELGNGEERRE, encoded by the coding sequence ATGAATTTCTCGTCAGCCCGACAATATTTTTACCAGGAGATTCAACAGTCTGACGAGGGCATTGATTTAGCAAAAGCAGCTTTGTATATTGCACAAGAAGAATATCCCAAACTAGACCCAGAGGAATATCTCAACACCCTTGAGACAATGGCATGGGAGCTTCAAGAACGCCTACCAGAATCACGATATCCTTTGCGGATCGTTCAAAGTATTAATCAGTATCTCTACGATGATTTGGGATTTTCTGGTAATAAAGTTGACTATTACGATCCGCGCAACAGCTTTTTTAATGATGTAATTGACCGCAGATTGGGGATTCCTATTACCTTAGCGCTGGTTTACATAGAAGTTGCGCGACGGATTGATTTCCCGATGGTGGGTGTGGGAATGCCAGGACATTTCCTAATCCGCCCAGATATTCCAGATATAGAAATTTTTGTCGATGCCTTCAATGGCGGTGAAATAATATTTGCCCAAGATTGCGAAGAACGGCTGTCTCGACTTTATCAGCAACCTGTGACACTGCAACCAGAATTTTTAGCTGTAGTCAGTAATCGGCAATTTTTAGCACGGATGCTGACAAATTTAAAATTTATTTATATTGAACAGCAAGATTTAGAAAAAACCCTAGCAGCAGTTGAACGAATTTTGTTGCTGTTTCCTGGTCTAAGTTTAGAATTGCGCGATCGCGGCTTAATCTATTATCAGCTAGGTTACTACCCCCAAGCCGTAGACGATTTACAAAATTATTTAACAAAAGTTCCTGATGCCCAGGATGTATCAATGATTCGGCGGCTACTTACTGAATTGGGGAATGGGGAAGAAAGAAGGGAGTAG
- the atpD gene encoding F0F1 ATP synthase subunit beta, with the protein MVTTAEKTNIGYITQIIGPVVDVKFPGGKLPQIYNALKIKGTNEAGQEINITIEVQQLLGDNQVRTVAMSSTEGLVRGFEVTDTGAPISVPVGKATLGRIFNVLGEPVDNRGPVNAEATLPIHRSAPKFTDLETKPSVFETGIKVVDLLTPYRRGGKIGLFGGAGVGKTVIMMELINNIATQHGGVSVFAGVGERTREGNDLYNEMIESGVINNENLNESKIALVYGQMNEPPGARMRVGLSGLTVAEYFRDVNKQDVLLFIDNIFRFVQAGSEVSALLGRMPSAVGYQPTLGTDVGELQERITSTTEGSITSIQAVYVPADDLTDPAPATTFAHLDGTTVLSRGLASKGIYPAVDPLNSTSTMLQPNIVGDEHYNTARAVQSTLQRYKELQDIIAILGLDELSEEDRLIVARARKVERFLSQPFFVAEVFTGSPGKYVKLEDTIKGFQKILSGELDALPEQAFYLVGDINEAIAKAEKIKG; encoded by the coding sequence ATGGTCACAACCGCAGAAAAAACAAACATTGGCTACATTACCCAAATCATTGGCCCAGTTGTAGACGTTAAATTTCCCGGCGGGAAATTGCCACAAATCTACAACGCTTTGAAAATCAAAGGCACCAATGAAGCTGGGCAGGAAATCAACATCACCATTGAAGTACAGCAACTGCTGGGCGACAATCAGGTGCGGACTGTTGCGATGAGTTCTACCGAAGGCTTGGTGCGTGGTTTTGAAGTTACCGATACAGGCGCTCCTATCAGCGTGCCAGTTGGTAAAGCCACCTTGGGTCGAATTTTCAACGTCCTTGGCGAACCCGTGGACAACAGAGGGCCAGTAAATGCTGAAGCAACTTTACCCATCCACCGTTCTGCTCCCAAATTCACCGACCTAGAAACCAAACCTTCGGTGTTTGAAACTGGGATTAAAGTTGTTGACCTTCTGACTCCCTATCGACGCGGCGGTAAGATTGGTCTATTCGGCGGTGCTGGTGTGGGTAAAACCGTGATCATGATGGAGTTGATCAACAACATCGCTACCCAGCATGGTGGAGTATCCGTATTTGCTGGCGTGGGTGAGCGCACCCGTGAAGGCAATGACCTCTACAACGAAATGATTGAGTCTGGGGTTATCAATAACGAGAACCTCAACGAATCAAAAATTGCTCTAGTTTACGGTCAAATGAACGAACCACCCGGAGCGAGAATGCGGGTTGGTCTTTCGGGATTAACAGTAGCAGAGTACTTCCGGGATGTGAACAAGCAGGATGTGCTGCTGTTTATTGATAATATCTTCCGGTTTGTCCAAGCAGGTTCGGAAGTATCCGCGCTACTAGGTCGGATGCCTTCTGCGGTAGGATATCAGCCCACATTGGGAACCGACGTAGGCGAACTGCAAGAGCGGATTACCTCGACTACAGAGGGTTCCATTACCTCCATTCAGGCAGTGTACGTCCCTGCGGATGACCTCACAGACCCCGCACCCGCTACCACCTTCGCCCATTTGGATGGTACAACAGTACTGTCTCGTGGCTTGGCATCCAAGGGAATTTATCCCGCAGTTGACCCCCTGAATTCAACTTCCACCATGCTCCAACCAAATATTGTGGGTGACGAACACTACAATACTGCGCGGGCGGTGCAATCAACTTTGCAACGTTACAAAGAACTCCAAGACATTATCGCCATTCTCGGTTTAGATGAATTGTCTGAAGAAGACCGTCTAATCGTGGCCCGGGCGCGGAAAGTTGAGCGCTTCTTGTCTCAGCCGTTCTTTGTCGCAGAAGTATTTACCGGTTCTCCTGGTAAGTATGTGAAGTTGGAAGATACCATCAAAGGCTTCCAAAAGATTCTATCTGGTGAGTTGGATGCTCTGCCAGAACAAGCTTTCTACTTGGTTGGCGATATTAACGAAGCGATCGCCAAAGCTGAAAAAATCAAAGGTTAG
- the atpC gene encoding ATP synthase F1 subunit epsilon yields the protein MTLTVRVISPDKTVWDAPAEEVVLPSTTGQLGILTGHAPLLTALDTGVMRVRAAKNQNWQAIALSGGFAEIEENEVTILVNGAERGDKINLDEARAAYNKAEAGLNQVPGDDRQAQIKANQAFKRARARFQAAGGLV from the coding sequence ATGACATTAACCGTTCGTGTAATTTCCCCAGATAAAACAGTCTGGGATGCCCCAGCTGAAGAAGTAGTTTTGCCTAGCACAACTGGTCAACTAGGTATTTTAACTGGACACGCCCCACTTTTGACCGCTCTGGATACTGGTGTAATGCGAGTCCGCGCCGCGAAAAATCAGAATTGGCAAGCGATCGCTCTTTCAGGTGGCTTTGCCGAAATCGAAGAAAATGAAGTGACAATTCTGGTTAACGGCGCTGAACGTGGCGACAAAATTAACCTTGATGAAGCTCGTGCTGCTTACAACAAAGCAGAAGCAGGACTGAATCAAGTTCCAGGAGACGATCGCCAAGCCCAAATTAAGGCAAATCAAGCCTTCAAACGCGCCCGCGCTCGGTTTCAAGCGGCTGGCGGTTTGGTCTAA